One Alnus glutinosa chromosome 3, dhAlnGlut1.1, whole genome shotgun sequence genomic region harbors:
- the LOC133863482 gene encoding probable LRR receptor-like serine/threonine-protein kinase IRK — translation MRAFLNMKRQLISLFALVLAATVPVFVRSLNPSLSDDVLGLIVFKVDIQDPKGKLVSWNEDDDSPCSWVGVKCNPKSNRVSELNLDGFSLSGRIGRGLLQLQSLRKLSLAKNNLTGTISPNIARVDNLRVLDLSENGLSGAIPEDFFRQCGSLRVISLAKNKFSGKIPDSLSSCSTLASMNLSSNQFLGSLPLRIWSLNGLRSLDLSDNSLEGEIPEGIEGLNNLRAVNLAKNRFSGKVPDGIGSCLLLRSIDLSENLLSGSLPGTLGELSLCNYLNLRKNSFAGEVPDSIGEMKSLESLDLSANRFSGQVPSSIGNFQSLKVLNLSANGFTGSLPESMVNFVNLEVLDLSQNSLKGDLPSWIFKSGLKEASLSENKPSGNMNSPLSSLMGSSFEKLEILDLSHNAFSGEIASSIGVLSSLHFLNLSRNFLIGPIPATIGELKVLDNLDLSDNRLNGSIPLEIGGVVSLNELRLARNFLSGTIPSSLQKCSPLTTLIVSQNRLSGPIPAAIAQLTNLQNVDVSFNNLSGNLPKQLANLPHLLSFNISHNNLQGELPAGGFFNTISPSSVGGNPSLCGSAANNSCSVVLPKPIVLNPNSSSDSTSGSLPPNIGHKRIILSISALIAIGAAAVIVVGVISITVLNLRVRSSTSRSAAGLALSAGDDFSHSPTTDANSGKLVMFSGDPDFSTGAHALLNKDCELGRGGFGAVYRTVLRDGHPVAIKKLTVSSLVKSQDDFEREVKKLGKVRHPNLVALEGYYWTPSLQLLIYEFVSGGSLYKQLHEGLGGNFLSWNERFSIILGTAKSLAYLHQSNIIHYNIKSSNVLIDSTGEPKVGDFGLARLLPMLDRYVLSSKIQSALGYMAPEFACRTVKITEKCDVYGFGVLVLEVVTGKRPVEYMEDDVVVLCDMIRGALEEGRVEECVDGRLQGNFPAEEAIPIMKLGLICTSQVPSNRPDMGEVVNILELIRCPSEGQEELE, via the exons ATGCGAGCTTTCTTAAATATGAAAAGGCAGCTAATCAGTTTGTTTGCGTTGGTGCTGGCTGCTACAGTCCCAGTTTTTGTGAGATCCCTGAATCCATCTCTGAGCGACGACGTGTTGGGGCTGATTGTGTTCAAGGTCGATATCCAAGATCCTAAGGGAAAGCTTGTATCTTGGAATGAAGACGACGATAGTCCTTGTAGCTGGGTTGGTGTCAAATGCAACCCCAAATCCAACAGGGTCTCCGAGCTGAACCTCGATGGCTTCTCTCTTTCGGGCCGGATAGGGCGAGGCCTTCTCCAGCTGCAATCTCTCCGTAAGCTATCCTTGGCGAAGAACAATCTCACCGGAACCATAAGCCCCAACATTGCTCGGGTCGACAACCTTCGAGTGCTCGATTTGAGCGAGAACGGTCTCTCAGGAGCTATACCAGAGGATTTCTTTCGACAATGTGGGTCTCTGAGAGTCATTTCTTTGGCCAAGAACAAGTTCTCGGGGAAGATACCAGATAGTTTGAGCTCATGCTCTACTCTTGCTTCGATGAACTTGTCGTCTAATCAGTTTTTGGGCTCATTACCACTCCGGATTTGGTCTTTGAATGGGCTTAGATCCCTCGATTTGTCCGATAATTCGCTGGAGGGTGAGATTCCAGAGGGGATTGAAGGTTTGAATAATTTGAGAGCGGTTAACTTGGCAAAGAATCGGTTTTCTGGGAAGGTCCCAGATGGCATTGGGAGTTGTTTGCTGTTAAGGTCCATTGATCTTAGCGAAAATTTGCTTTCTGGGAGCCTTCCAGGGACATTGGGGGAGCTTTCATTGTGTAACTATCTTAATCTGCGCAAGAACTCATTTGCTGGTGAGGTTCCGGACAGTATTGGGGAAATGAAAAGCCTTGAAAGTTTGGACCTTTCGGCCAATAGATTTTCTGGTCAAGTTCCAAGTTCAATAGGAAATTTTCAGTCACTGAAGGTTTTGAATCTTTCTGCTAATGGATTTACGGGAAGCTTGCCCGAGTCTATGGTTAATTTTGTAAACCTTGAGGTATTAGATCTTAGCCAGAATTCGTTGAAGGGTGATCTTCCTTCGTGGATTTTCAAATCGGGATTAAAAGAAGCTTCGCTCTCGGAGAATAAACCGAGTGGAAACATGAATAGTCCTTTATCTTCGTTAATGGGGAGCTCATTTGAGAAACTTGAAATCTTAGATTTGTCCCATAATGCTTTTTCTGGGGAAATTGCATCTTCAATTGGGGTTTTGAGCAGCTTGCATTTCTTGAATCTGTCAAGGAACTTTCTTATTGGTCCTATTCCAGCGACAATTGGAGAGTTGAAGGTCCTGGATAATCTTGATTTGAGCGACAATCGGCTGAATGGAAGCATCCCTCTGGAAATTGGAGGAGTTGTTTCTTTGAATGAACTGAGACTAGCGAGGAACTTCCTTTCGGGGACGATTCCATCTTCACTCCAGAAATGTTCTCCTCTAACAACTTT GATTGTTTCTCAGAACAGACTGAGTGGCCCTATACCTGCAGCAATAGCCCAACTTACCAACCTACAAAATGTGGACGTGTCTTTTAACAACCTTTCTGGAAACCTACCCAAGCAATTGGCCAATCTTCCCCACCTTCTGTCCTTCAATATTTCTCACAATAATCTCCAGGGTGAACTACCTGCTGGTGGCTTTTTTAATACCATCTCCCCGTCCTCCGTCGGTGGAAATCCATCCCTTTGTGGTTCTGCAGCCAATAATTCTTGCTCTGTGGTCCTTCCGAAACCCATTGTCCTCAATCCTAACTCCTCTTCTGATTCCACTTCTGGTTCATTACCCCCAAACATTGGTCACAAGAGAATTATCCTCAGCATTTCTGCACTCATCGCCATTGGAGCTGCTGCAGTCATTGTCGTTGGTGTTATTTCCATCACAGTACTTAATCTTCGTGTTAGGTCATCCACATCTAGATCTGCAGCAGGCCTCGCATTATCTGCTGGGGATGACTTCAGCCATTCCCCCACTACAGATGCCAATTCTGGCAAGCTTGTCATGTTTTCTGGCGACCCTGACTTCAGCACGGGAGCACATGCTTTGCTCAACAAGGATTGTGAGCTTGGCCGTGGTGGGTTTGGAGCAGTCTACCGGACTGTTCTTCGAGATGGGCACCCAGTTGCGATCAAGAAGCTCACTGTCTCGAGTCTTGTGAAGTCTCAAGATGATTTTGAAAGAGAAGTGAAGAAATTGGGTAAAGTCAGGCACCCTAATCTTGTGGCACTTGAAGGTTATTACTGGACTCCATCATTACAGCTCCTCATATACGAATTTGTCTCTGGTGGTAGTTTGTATAAACAGCTCCATGAAGGATTAGGTGGAAACTTCCTCTCCTGGAATGAGAGATTCAGTATAATACTTGGAACAGCTAAAAGCTTGGCTTACTTGCACCAATCAAACATCATTCATTACAATATAAAATCAAGCAATGTCCTGATTGACAGCACAGGTGAACCTAAAGTGGGAGATTTTGGCCTGGCAAGATTGTTACCTATGCTTGATCGTTATGTTTTAAGCAGCAAGATTCAGAGTGCTCTAGGGTACATGGCACCTGAGTTTGCCTGTAGAACAGTAAAAATAACTGAGAAGTGCGATGTGTATGGGTTTGGGGTTTTAGTTCTGGAGGTGGTTACTGGGAAGAGGCCTGTGGAGTACATGGAAGATGATGTTGTAGTGCTTTGTGACATGATCAGGGGAGCACTGGAAGAAGGCAGGGTGGAGGAATGTGTTGATGGGAGGCTCCAGGGTAACTTTCCAGCTGAGGAGGCAATTCCCATAATGAAGTTAGGCTTGATATGCACATCGCAAGTGCCATCAAACCGGCCTGACATGGGAGAAGTAGTTAATATATTGGAGCTGATCAGATGCCCTTCTGAAGGCCAAGAGGAGTTGGAATGA
- the LOC133863729 gene encoding tRNA-aminoacylation cofactor arc1, with translation MAANGSTGLNREQKIVSALCKHLSLDPKIFLGDVVENDIKSLYSNILKSSGAPLDDNDEVMKWITFAESFPLDSKSCFGVLNGLNDDLAQKSVLLGNGLKPSAADIIVFSVLNPLLIGLTNEDKEKLPHVMRWMDYIQSKEDFGELFGKILLKKAKFEPQLEGAKITAKVVDSDVKKTSQNAKNADKLQPNLNPKKSDAEKKVTGDKEATQEKKKASETVVVEKDKEVSVSLLNIQVGLIRKAWKHPSADSLLVEEIDIGDAKLRQVVSGLAKYCSPDELTNRRIVLITNVKPGKLRDVMSEGLVLCASSEDHTIVEPLLPPEGAKLGERVSFSGIDGKPEDVLNPKKKQLDKITPHLFTDDMGVATFKGIPFMTSGGPCTSSIPKASIK, from the exons ATGGCAGCGAATGGAAGCACGGGTCTGAATAGAGAGCAAAAGATTGTGTCAGCTCTCTGTAAACACCTCTCTTTAGATCCT AAAATCTTTTTGGGTGATGTCGTGGAGAATGATATAAAGAGCTTGTACTCAAACATCCTGAAGTCATCTGGGGCCCCTTTGGATGACAACGATGAG GTGATGAAGTGGATAACATTTGCAGAGAGTTTTCCTCTGGATTCTAAGTCATGCTTTGGAGTTCTCAATGGATTAAATGACGACTTGGCTCAGAAGTCTGTGCTTTTGGGGAATGGACTAAAACCCTCTGCAGCTGACATTATCGTGTTTTCAGTTCTAAATCCTTTGCTG ATTGGCCTTACAAATGAAGACAAGGAAAAGTTACCACATGTGATGAGATGGATGGATTACATCCAG AGCAAGGAGGATTTTGGGGAATTATTTGGGAAGATATTGCTCAAGAAGGCTAAATTTGAGCCACAA TTGGAAGGAGCAAAAATTACAGCGAAGGTGGTAGATTCAGATGTAAAAAAGACATCACAAAATGCAAAAAATGCAGATAAGTTGCAGCCAAACCTGAATCCAAAGAAAAGTGACGCCGAG AAAAAGGTCACAGGAGATAAAGAAGCTACCCAGGAGAAGAAAAAGGCATCCGAAACAGTCGTAGTTGAGAAGGACAAAGAAGTTAGTGTCAGTTTGCTCAATATACAAGTTGGTCTTATTCGCAAAGCATGGAAGCATCCATCTGCTGATAG TTTACTTGTAGAGGAAATAGACATTGGAGATGCTAAACTGCGTCAGGTGGTCAGTGGTTTGGCCAAGTATTGTAGTCCAGATGAGTTAACG AATCGGCGCATCGTATTGATTACAAATGTAAAACCTGGAAAGCTACGAGATGTGATGTCAGAAGGActg GTGCTATGTGCTTCTAGTGAAGATCATACCATTGTCGAGCCTTTGCTTCCTCCTGAAGGGGCTAAACTTGGGGAGCGCGTTTCATTTTCTGG GATTGATGGAAAGCCAGAAGACGTCCTTAACCCTAAAAAGAAACAGTTGGACAAGATAACACCG CATCTTTTCACGGACGACATGGGTGTGGCCACGTTCAAGGGAATACCATTTATGACATCTGGTGGACCGTGTACCTCATCCATTCCCAAGGCTAGCATCAAATAG
- the LOC133864588 gene encoding two-component response regulator ARR17: MAGRRKPNQSGRYPKKITKYLGMDATSSAKGVMENGEQPHVLAVDDSLTDRKLIEKLLKNSSCKVTTAENGPRALEFLGLGDDQHTNLEGRISKVNLIITDYCMPGMTGYELLKKVKESSIMKEVPVVIMSSENVPTRINKCLEEGAQMFMLKPLKQSDVKKLRCQMMNCRS; this comes from the exons ATGGCGGGAAGAAGAAAACCGAATCAAAGTGGGAGATACCCGAAAAAGATCACGAAATATCT AGGTATGGATGCTACTTCTTCAGCAAAGGGAGTGATGGAAAATGGGGAGCAACCCCATGTCTTGGCCGTGGATGACAGCCTCACTGATCGCAAACTTATTGAAAAACTCCTCAAAAACTCTTCCTGCAAAG TGACTACTGCAGAAAATGGGCCGCGGGCGCTGGAATTTTTAGGCTTGGGAGATGATCAACATACCAACTTGGAAGGCAGA ATCTCAAAGGTCAATTTGATAATTACGGATTATTGTATGCCAGGAATGACCGGTTATGAGCTATTAAAAAAAGTCAAG GAATCCTCAATCATGAAGGAGGTTCCAGTGGTTATTATGTCATCTGAGAATGTACCAACTCGTATAAACAA GTGCTTGGAGGAAGGAGCTCAGATGTTCATGCTAAAGCCCCTAAAACAATCGGAcgtgaagaaattaagatgtcaAATGATGAACTGCAGAAGCTAA
- the LOC133862874 gene encoding glycerol-3-phosphate dehydrogenase [NAD(+)] 2, chloroplastic isoform X3, whose amino-acid sequence MAGVLELRSVRNPLFASNNPTTSQRFPFPSNKPVSLSLATHAVSTSQPLFQDPEPTPDRVRDRRRAVRLAWEKLLRWSRSWRSKAKTDVLERTNKVVVLGGGSFGTAMAAHLADRKAELEVNMLIRDPQVCQSINESHCNGKYFPEHKLPENVIATTDAKAALLGADYCLHAVPVQFSSSFLRGIADHVDPSLPFISLSKGLELNTLRMMSQIIPQALRNPRQPFVALSGPSFALELMNKLPTAMVVASKDKRLANATQQLLASSHLRISTSSDVTGVEIAGALKNVLAIAAGIVEGMDLGNNSMAALVAQGCSEIRWLATKFPESCWSFVCCIALTLRLFPPNWKMGAKPTTITGLSGTGDIMLTCFVNLSRNRTVGVRLGSGEKLDDILSSMSQ is encoded by the exons ATGGCGGGGGTTTTGGAGCTCCGGTCCGTTCGGAACCCACTCTTCGCTTCCAACAATCCCACGACAAGCCAAAGGTTCCCCTTCCCCTCAAACAAGCCAGTGTCTCTTTCCCTTGCCACTCACGCCGTTTCCACCTCTCAACCGCTCTTCCAAGACCCGGAACCCACTCCTGACCGGGTCAGAGATCGCCGCCGAGCGGTCCGATTGGCGTGGGAGAAGCTGCTTCGCTGGTCCCGCTCTTGGCGCTCCAAGGCCAAGACCGATGTTCTTGAGCGTACTAACAag GTGGTGGTGCTTGGAGGTGGGTCTTTTGGCACAGCAATGGCTGCCCATCTTGCGGATAGAAAGGCTGAATTGGAAGTTAACATGCTCATACGTGATCCTCAAGTTTGCCAGTCTATTAATGAGAGCCACTGTAATGG aaAGTACTTCCCTGAACACAAACTAcctgaaaatgtgattgcaacaaCTGATGCCAAAGCTGCTTTGCTTGGTGCGGACTATTGCCTTCATGCTGTGCCTGTGCAG TTCAGCTCATCTTTTCTTCGGGGGATTGCAGATCATGTCGATCCTAGCTTGCCATTCATATCCCTTAGCAAAGGGTTAGAGCTGAATACATTGAGAATGATGTCTCAGATTATACCCCAGGCATTGAGGAATCCTCGCCAACCTTTTGTTGCACTATCGGGGCCTTCATTTGCACTAGAATTGATGAATAAATTGCCAACAG CAATGGTGGTGGCATCAAAAGACAAGAGATTGGCAAATGCTACTCAGCAGCTACTAGCTTCTAGTCATTTAAGAATCAGCACTTCAAG TGATGTTACAGGGGTGGAAATTGCAGGTGCACTAAAAAATGTACTCGCAATAGCGGCGGGGATTGTTGAAGGGATGGATCTTGGTAATAACTCTATGGCAGCTCTTGTTGCACAAGGTTGTTCTGAGATACGATGGCTAGCAACAAAG TTCCCAGAAAGTTGTTGGTCATTTGTTTGCTGCATTGCTCTTACCTTACGACTTTTTCCTCCAAATTGGAAGATGGGTGCAAAGCCGACAACAATTACTGGTCTATCAGGAACTGGAGACATTATGCTCACATGTTTCGTAAATCTTTCTAGAAACAGAACAGTTGGAGTCCGTCTTGGCTCAGGGGAGAAGCTGGATGATATACTAAGTTCTATGAGTCAG TAG
- the LOC133862874 gene encoding glycerol-3-phosphate dehydrogenase [NAD(+)] 2, chloroplastic isoform X1 — protein MAGVLELRSVRNPLFASNNPTTSQRFPFPSNKPVSLSLATHAVSTSQPLFQDPEPTPDRVRDRRRAVRLAWEKLLRWSRSWRSKAKTDVLERTNKVVVLGGGSFGTAMAAHLADRKAELEVNMLIRDPQVCQSINESHCNGKYFPEHKLPENVIATTDAKAALLGADYCLHAVPVQFSSSFLRGIADHVDPSLPFISLSKGLELNTLRMMSQIIPQALRNPRQPFVALSGPSFALELMNKLPTAMVVASKDKRLANATQQLLASSHLRISTSSDVTGVEIAGALKNVLAIAAGIVEGMDLGNNSMAALVAQGCSEIRWLATKFPESCWSFVCCIALTLRLFPPNWKMGAKPTTITGLSGTGDIMLTCFVNLSRNRTVGVRLGSGEKLDDILSSMSQVAEGVSTAGAVIALAQKYNVKMPVLTAVARIMDNELTPKKAVLELMSLPQVEEV, from the exons ATGGCGGGGGTTTTGGAGCTCCGGTCCGTTCGGAACCCACTCTTCGCTTCCAACAATCCCACGACAAGCCAAAGGTTCCCCTTCCCCTCAAACAAGCCAGTGTCTCTTTCCCTTGCCACTCACGCCGTTTCCACCTCTCAACCGCTCTTCCAAGACCCGGAACCCACTCCTGACCGGGTCAGAGATCGCCGCCGAGCGGTCCGATTGGCGTGGGAGAAGCTGCTTCGCTGGTCCCGCTCTTGGCGCTCCAAGGCCAAGACCGATGTTCTTGAGCGTACTAACAag GTGGTGGTGCTTGGAGGTGGGTCTTTTGGCACAGCAATGGCTGCCCATCTTGCGGATAGAAAGGCTGAATTGGAAGTTAACATGCTCATACGTGATCCTCAAGTTTGCCAGTCTATTAATGAGAGCCACTGTAATGG aaAGTACTTCCCTGAACACAAACTAcctgaaaatgtgattgcaacaaCTGATGCCAAAGCTGCTTTGCTTGGTGCGGACTATTGCCTTCATGCTGTGCCTGTGCAG TTCAGCTCATCTTTTCTTCGGGGGATTGCAGATCATGTCGATCCTAGCTTGCCATTCATATCCCTTAGCAAAGGGTTAGAGCTGAATACATTGAGAATGATGTCTCAGATTATACCCCAGGCATTGAGGAATCCTCGCCAACCTTTTGTTGCACTATCGGGGCCTTCATTTGCACTAGAATTGATGAATAAATTGCCAACAG CAATGGTGGTGGCATCAAAAGACAAGAGATTGGCAAATGCTACTCAGCAGCTACTAGCTTCTAGTCATTTAAGAATCAGCACTTCAAG TGATGTTACAGGGGTGGAAATTGCAGGTGCACTAAAAAATGTACTCGCAATAGCGGCGGGGATTGTTGAAGGGATGGATCTTGGTAATAACTCTATGGCAGCTCTTGTTGCACAAGGTTGTTCTGAGATACGATGGCTAGCAACAAAG TTCCCAGAAAGTTGTTGGTCATTTGTTTGCTGCATTGCTCTTACCTTACGACTTTTTCCTCCAAATTGGAAGATGGGTGCAAAGCCGACAACAATTACTGGTCTATCAGGAACTGGAGACATTATGCTCACATGTTTCGTAAATCTTTCTAGAAACAGAACAGTTGGAGTCCGTCTTGGCTCAGGGGAGAAGCTGGATGATATACTAAGTTCTATGAGTCAG GTGGCGGAAGGTGTATCAACAGCTGGAGCTGTGATTGCATTGGCCCAGAAATACAACGTTAAGATGCCAGTTTTGACAGCAGTTGCTCGAATTATGGACAATGAACTGACCCCAAAGAAAGCTGTTCTTGAGTTGATGAGCCTCCCTCAG GTTGAAGAAGTGTGA
- the LOC133862874 gene encoding glycerol-3-phosphate dehydrogenase [NAD(+)] 2, chloroplastic isoform X2 produces MAGVLELRSVRNPLFASNNPTTSQRFPFPSNKPVSLSLATHAVSTSQPLFQDPEPTPDRVRDRRRAVRLAWEKLLRWSRSWRSKAKTDVLERTNKVVVLGGGSFGTAMAAHLADRKAELEVNMLIRDPQVCQSINESHCNGKYFPEHKLPENVIATTDAKAALLGADYCLHAVPVQFSSSFLRGIADHVDPSLPFISLSKGLELNTLRMMSQIIPQALRNPRQPFVALSGPSFALELMNKLPTAMVVASKDKRLANATQQLLASSHLRISTSSDVTGVEIAGALKNVLAIAAGIVEGMDLGNNSMAALVAQGCSEIRWLATKMGAKPTTITGLSGTGDIMLTCFVNLSRNRTVGVRLGSGEKLDDILSSMSQVAEGVSTAGAVIALAQKYNVKMPVLTAVARIMDNELTPKKAVLELMSLPQVEEV; encoded by the exons ATGGCGGGGGTTTTGGAGCTCCGGTCCGTTCGGAACCCACTCTTCGCTTCCAACAATCCCACGACAAGCCAAAGGTTCCCCTTCCCCTCAAACAAGCCAGTGTCTCTTTCCCTTGCCACTCACGCCGTTTCCACCTCTCAACCGCTCTTCCAAGACCCGGAACCCACTCCTGACCGGGTCAGAGATCGCCGCCGAGCGGTCCGATTGGCGTGGGAGAAGCTGCTTCGCTGGTCCCGCTCTTGGCGCTCCAAGGCCAAGACCGATGTTCTTGAGCGTACTAACAag GTGGTGGTGCTTGGAGGTGGGTCTTTTGGCACAGCAATGGCTGCCCATCTTGCGGATAGAAAGGCTGAATTGGAAGTTAACATGCTCATACGTGATCCTCAAGTTTGCCAGTCTATTAATGAGAGCCACTGTAATGG aaAGTACTTCCCTGAACACAAACTAcctgaaaatgtgattgcaacaaCTGATGCCAAAGCTGCTTTGCTTGGTGCGGACTATTGCCTTCATGCTGTGCCTGTGCAG TTCAGCTCATCTTTTCTTCGGGGGATTGCAGATCATGTCGATCCTAGCTTGCCATTCATATCCCTTAGCAAAGGGTTAGAGCTGAATACATTGAGAATGATGTCTCAGATTATACCCCAGGCATTGAGGAATCCTCGCCAACCTTTTGTTGCACTATCGGGGCCTTCATTTGCACTAGAATTGATGAATAAATTGCCAACAG CAATGGTGGTGGCATCAAAAGACAAGAGATTGGCAAATGCTACTCAGCAGCTACTAGCTTCTAGTCATTTAAGAATCAGCACTTCAAG TGATGTTACAGGGGTGGAAATTGCAGGTGCACTAAAAAATGTACTCGCAATAGCGGCGGGGATTGTTGAAGGGATGGATCTTGGTAATAACTCTATGGCAGCTCTTGTTGCACAAGGTTGTTCTGAGATACGATGGCTAGCAACAAAG ATGGGTGCAAAGCCGACAACAATTACTGGTCTATCAGGAACTGGAGACATTATGCTCACATGTTTCGTAAATCTTTCTAGAAACAGAACAGTTGGAGTCCGTCTTGGCTCAGGGGAGAAGCTGGATGATATACTAAGTTCTATGAGTCAG GTGGCGGAAGGTGTATCAACAGCTGGAGCTGTGATTGCATTGGCCCAGAAATACAACGTTAAGATGCCAGTTTTGACAGCAGTTGCTCGAATTATGGACAATGAACTGACCCCAAAGAAAGCTGTTCTTGAGTTGATGAGCCTCCCTCAG GTTGAAGAAGTGTGA
- the LOC133862875 gene encoding F-box/kelch-repeat protein At3g06240-like, whose protein sequence is MDLPEDIHTLILKRLPVKSLLRFRCVCKSWLHLITSPRFIQQHLDFSNSCLRSRRARIILSRYCDTLLSIGPEEPSAPPPPPPPNNNNKITGFEEAVELDFGLVQNLPYYVKGHCDGLLCLVINDGGDGSIVIWNPSIGESKRLPLPHNFRSTREVFGIGYDSSIGDYKVVRAPSSYCRMKCPGYKPRVQVLTLRSNSWRTIPEKDTPPYFIEHFFQATNVNGGLYWLVAHHDDVFRCEILRFDLAVEKFKVVPPPPPDESGRTNISWLGPLEGSLCVIHTQRLNHVDVWATKDDETWTKLITIPRIPGPEASVRYFDYVPLCFTKSGSVLISVKGEGFVTYHPRENKVRKLAVHGVENWFQETACAETLVSPRSGDEPAAARQHHRGSAQMTSRSVWQLLLNYFSCSSGGSKYP, encoded by the coding sequence ATGGATCTTCCGGAAGATATCCATACGCTCATCCTCAAAAGGCTACCAGTCAAGTCCCTCCTACGTTTCAGGTGCGTATGCAAATCCTGGCTCCATCTTATTACCAGCCCACGTTTCATTCAACAGCATCTCGACTTCTCCAATAGCTGCCTCCGATCTAGGAGGGCTCGCATCATTCTCTCCCGTTATTGCGACACCCTTTTGTCCATAGGTCCGGAAGAACCTTCCGCTCCGCCTCCGCCACCGCCACctaataacaacaataaaatcACTGGTTTTGAGGAGGCAGTCGAGCTGGACTTCGGTCTGGTTCAGAATCTGCCTTACTATGTCAAGGGTCATTGCGATGGCTTGTTATGTCTGGTAATCAATGACGGTGGTGACGGTTCCATTGTTATATGGAACCCATCTATTGGGGAATCCAAGAGATTGCCCCTCCCACACAATTTCCGTTCTACTAGAGAAGTGTTTGGCATCGGTTATGATTCCTCCATCGGTGATTATAAGGTTGTTAGGGCCCCTTCCAGTTATTGTCGAATGAAATGCCCTGGTTACAAACCTCGGGTGCAAGTGTTAACGCTCAGATCCAATTCTTGGAGGACAATTCCAGAAAAAGACACCCCACCTTACTTCATCGAGCATTTCTTTCAAGCCACTAATGTCAATGGTGGCCTCTATTGGCTTGTGGCGCATCACGACGATGTTTTTCGATGTGAAATTCTGCGTTTTGATCTGGCCGTGGAGAAGTTTAAGGTGGTGCCGCCGCCACCTCCTGATGAATCGGGTAGGACTAATATATCGTGGTTGGGGCCTTTGGAAGGATCACTTTGCGTGATTCACACCCAGCGATTGAACCATGTTGATGTTTGGGCCACCAAGGACGATGAGACATGGACCAAACTGATTACCATTCCAAGGATTCCCGGACCAGAAGCTTCTGTCAGATATTTTGATTATGTGCCCTTGTGTTTCACAAAGAGTGGTTCGGTACTCATCAGTGTTAAAGGGGAGGGGTTTGTTACTTATCACCCGAGAGAGAATAAGGTCAGGAAACTTGCAGTTCATGGTGTTGAGAATTGGTTCCAAGAAACGGCTTGTGCTGAGACTCTGGTTTCACCCCGCAGTGGAGATGAACCCGCCGCTGCAAGGCAACACCATAGGGGGTCGGCTCAAATGACTTCTCGCAGCGTCTGGCAACTGCTGCTTAATTATTTCTCTTGTTCTAGTGGTGGCAGCAAGTACCCGTAA